One region of Arvicola amphibius chromosome 3, mArvAmp1.2, whole genome shotgun sequence genomic DNA includes:
- the Snx33 gene encoding sorting nexin-33, giving the protein MALKGRALYDFHSEDKEEISIQQNEDLVIFSETSLGGWLQGQNSRGERGFFPASYVEIVRPGISTNHVDYASSSAVSLDTEVSLYTNPSMTNTVKSDGCSDALPNQQGNFEEDDDDDWDDWDDGCTVVDEPRAGGLGTNGHPPLNLSYPGAYPSQHMAFRPKAPLERQDSLASSKRGSVVGRNLNRFSCFVRSGVEAFILGDVPMMAKIVETYSIVMGPRGPQWKANPHPFACSIEEPTKQTKFKGIKTYISYKLTPTHAGSPVYRRYKHFDWLYNRLLHKFTVISVPHLPEKQATGRFEEDFIEKRKRRLILWMDHMTSHPVLSQYEGFQHFLSCLDDKQWKMGKRRAERDEMVGASFLLTFQIPTEHQDLQDVEDRVDTFKTFSRKMDECVLQLSTVASEMVRKHMGGFRKEFQKLGNAFQAISHAFQMDPPFSSEALNNAISHTGRTYETVGEMFAEQPRNDLFQMLDTLSLYQGLLSNFPDIIHLQKGAFAKVKESQRMSDEGRMAQEEADGIRRRCRVVGFALQAEMNHFHQRRELDFKHMMQSYLRQQILFYQRVGQQLEKTLRMYDHL; this is encoded by the exons ATGGCACTGAAAGGCCGAGCCCTCTATGATTTCCACAGTGAAGACAAGGAGGAAATCAGTATCCAGCAGAATGAAGACCTGGTTATCTTCAGTGAGACCTCACTAGGTGGCTGGCTGCAGGGGCAGAACAGCCGTGGGGAGAGAGGGTTCTTCCCTGCTTCTTACGTTGAGATTGTCCGTCCTGGCATCAGCACCAACCATGTGGACTATGCCAGCAGCTCTGCAGTCTCCTTGGACACCGAAGTGAGTTTGTATACCAACCCTAGTATGACCAACACAGTCAAGAGTGATGGGTGCAGTGACGCCCTCCCAAATCAACAAGGAAACTTTgaagaggatgatgatgatgactggGATGACTGGGATGATGGATGCACAGTGGTAGACGAGCCAAGGGCTGGTGGTCTAGGTACCAATGGGCACCCTCCACTTAACCTTTCCTACCCGGGTGCCTACCCCAGCCAGCATATGGCTTTCCGACCGAAGGCACCCTTGGAAAGGCAGGACAGTCTGGCATCTTCCAAGCGGGGCAGTGTGGTGGGACGCAACCTCAATCGTTTCTCGTGTTTTGTGCGCTCCGGAGTAGAGGCTTTTATTCTTGGTGATGTGCCCATGATGGCCAAGATTGTTGAGACATACTCCATTGTGATGGGCCCTCGTGGCCCTCAGTGGAAGGCCAACCCGCACCCATTTGCCTGCTCCATAGAGGAGCCCACCAAACAGACCAAGTTCAAAGGCATCAAAACTTACATCTCCTATAAGCTCACACCCACCCATGCTGGCTCACCTGTTTACCGGCGCTACAAACACTTCGATTGGCTCTACAACCGCCTTCTACACAAGTTCACTGTAATCTCTGTGCCCCACTTGCCCGAGAAGCAGGCCACTGGGCGCTTTGAGGAGGACTTCATTGAGAAGCGCAAGCGGAGACTCATCCTCTGGATGGACCACATGACCAGCCACCCTGTGCTCTCTCAGTATGAGGGCTTCCAGCATTTCCTCAGCTGTCTAGATGACAAGCAGTGGAAGATGGGTAAACGTCGGGCAGAGAGGGATGAGATGGTGGGGGCCAGCTTTCTGCTCACCTTCCAGATCCCCACAGAGCACCAGGATCTGCAAGACGTAGAGGACCGGGTGGATACATTCAAGACTTTCAGTAGGAAGATGGACGAATGCGTCCTACAACTTAGCACCGTGGCATCGGAGATGGTGCGGAAGCACATGGGAGGCTTCCGCAAGGAATTCCAGAAGCTGGGGAATGCCTTCCAGGCCATTAGCCATGCCTTCCAGATGGATCCCCCCTTTAGCTCTGAGGCCCTCAACAATGCCATTTCTCACACCGGCCGGACCTATGAAACTGTTGGTGAGATGTTTGCTGAACAGCCCAGGAATGACCTCTTCCAAATGCTTGACACACTGTCTCTCTACCAGGGCCTGCTCTCCAACTTTCCTGACATTATTCATCTGCAAAAAG GTGCCTTTGCCAAGGTGAAGGAAAGCCAGCGCATGAGTGATGAGGGCCGCATGGctcaggaagaggcagatggCATTCGCAGGCGCTGCCGTGTGGTAGGCTTCGCCCTGCAGGCCGAGATGAACCACTTCCACCAGCGCCGTGAACTTGACTTCAAGCATATGATGCAAAGCTACCTGCGCCAGCAGATCCTTTTCTACCAGCGGGTGGGCCAGCAGCTGGAGAAGACGCTGCGCATGTATGACCATCTCTGA